The nucleotide window AAAACGAGGGAGAAAGGTGTTCTATCGTCTTTTAGATCATCATGTATTAGAACTTTATCAATCTGTAACGGAACACCTCGACGAAAACGATTAAATCTTAATTAATTATGACAGCCACATCCTTGATGACCACATCCAGACCCTTCAGGATGACCATTAGCACAGGCTTCGCTACAGTAAGACTTGCCATCTTTTTTAATTGCGGTTTCTAGATCAACAATACAAAGACAAGATTCACAAGCACATTTCATTTGAGTAACGGTAGTCATAGGTGAGTACCTCGTTGATATCTTTGACAATATCTGAATCATTGTTCAGATATTTTAATTATAACCTATGAACAGATATTCAGTTGACACTCCTCGTGAATCAGCGCACCGAGGATTCTTGGTTCTACGAGCCGACTTGCTCAGACAGGATTTCTCCTGCCAGAGTAGAGGTCATTAGCTATACAATGATTTTTGACGAGGTTTTTTATTCTCAAATCTTCATAGGCTATCAAATCTCTCGATTGAACTACGCAGTAAGCTACTCTCTTAGCGAACTCTTGACGCTGCCTACTTATTTTGAGATGACCTCTACCTAATTTCTGTCTAGCTTTTTTTCGGTTAGAAGACCCTTTTTTCTTAGAAGAAACTCTTCTTTGGAGTTTCTTTAATTTCTTCTCTCCTTTTCTTAAAAAGCGAGGGTTTTCTATTTTATTCCCCTCATGGTCAGTGTAAAAAGATTCCAGTCCGACATCTAAACCGATGGCTTTTCCTGTTGGCTGTATCTCTATTTTTACGTCAACTGAAAGAATAAACTGACAGTAATATCCATCGGCACGTCTAACTAATCTAATCCGTTTAATTGAATCAATCTTGTAGAAATGCAAATCATACGTCCCTATCAGTTTAAGCCGTCCAATACCTTTCTTGTCAGTATAAGGATTGCCCGGTAAAGCCGTGATCACAAAGCGGATGACTGTTCCGACTACCGCCGTCGCCAAAACACCGATTAATGCCCAGATTTGAGCCTTCTGAGACCCTTTAATTTCCTTAATATCGGTCTTAATGACTTCAATTTCTGTATCTGTTACCGGGGATTCGCTCATGGTGTTATCGTCATATTAAGACAAAAGTTTTCTCCCTCTTCAATTAAACCTGTTTCTTGGATAAAAAAAAGGATAAAGCTAAACTCTATCCTTCTGTTGAGGTTTAAACCTAAAATTCGCCGATTTGAAGCGATTTAAGCGACTAAAGTATCTTGAACCGTTTTATTGTAAATAATCCGGCCAACAGTGGTATGGATAAACTGACAGATAAGTTTTCCATCCGCCGTTTCTCGAACCTTGCGATGGCGATAGTATTTTGTGACCGTCCCATCTTCAGAGGTTTCGGTTTTAATGGGTTTATCATCCGGTTGTTCAGTGACCACTTCTAAATCACAACGAACCCAGACATAAGCATGAAGGTCGACTAAACCTTGCTCATAAGCCATTAAAGCATCTTCGAGATCAGAATAATAGCTTTCTGCTCCTTTTTGCGCTTTGGGATTTTCTGAGGTCAGATAATAGCATCCCAATACCATATCTTGAGACGGTGCAACAATTGGCCGCCCCGTTGCAGGAGATAAAATGTTGTGACAGGCTAACATTAACAGTCGCGCCTCGGACTGAGATTCTAGGGAGAGGGGGACGTGAACCGCCATTTGGTCTCCGTCAAAGTCTGCGTTAAAAGCCGGACAGACCAACGGGTGTAATTGAATCGCTCGACCTTCCACTAAAATAGGTTCAAAGGCTTGAATTCCTAAACGGTGTAGGGTAGGCGCTCGGTTTAGTAACACTGGGTGTCCGGTGATCACCTCTTCTAGGACGTTCCACACTTGAGGATCACCCCGTTGAATCATCTTTTTAGCGGCTTTAATATTATTGACTAGCCCCAGTTTAATTAAGCGATGAATCACAAAGGGTTGGAACAGTTCGATCGCCATTTCTCTAGGAAGTCCACACTGAAAGATTTTCAGCTTGGGCCCGACGACAATAACAGA belongs to Gloeothece citriformis PCC 7424 and includes:
- a CDS encoding metallothionein, producing MTTVTQMKCACESCLCIVDLETAIKKDGKSYCSEACANGHPEGSGCGHQGCGCHN